One genomic segment of Ancylobacter sp. IITR112 includes these proteins:
- the trbG gene encoding P-type conjugative transfer protein TrbG, producing the protein MNTSFRRSGFPALRKSAFAGLLLSATVLAGCATAPRPPQISYDSSVPPLPAVPAVVTDQRPRPLHTPPAWTPARGGSSANTPTGRVENANAAARVEPRRDGYYNSIQIYPWSEGALYQVYAAPGQITNIALEPGESLTGAGPIAAGDTARWIIGDTESGSGVTRRVHVLVKPTRTDITTNLVITTDRRVYMIELRAGTNPYMPAVAWAYPEPPASQRTNVPATPVIPAVTARNYRYGLTGDTPPWRPVSVYDDGRRVYVEFPRGIVQGEMPPIFVIGSDGEPQIVNSRIYQNILIVDRIFGAAELRLGSGDRQQTVRIVRTDGRPAS; encoded by the coding sequence ATGAATACGTCTTTCCGCAGGTCCGGATTTCCTGCTTTACGCAAATCCGCCTTTGCGGGTCTCCTGCTTTCCGCAACCGTTCTCGCGGGTTGCGCTACGGCACCGAGACCGCCGCAGATCAGCTATGACAGCAGTGTTCCGCCACTTCCGGCCGTGCCGGCCGTCGTCACGGATCAGCGCCCACGTCCGTTGCATACGCCTCCGGCCTGGACCCCTGCCAGGGGTGGCAGTTCCGCCAACACACCGACCGGCCGCGTCGAGAACGCCAACGCCGCCGCGCGCGTCGAGCCACGGCGAGACGGCTATTACAACTCCATCCAGATCTATCCGTGGAGTGAAGGGGCCCTCTATCAGGTCTATGCCGCGCCCGGGCAGATCACGAACATCGCGCTCGAGCCGGGTGAAAGCCTCACCGGCGCAGGCCCCATCGCCGCCGGTGATACGGCCCGCTGGATTATTGGCGACACCGAGAGCGGTTCGGGTGTGACCCGTCGCGTCCATGTGCTCGTGAAGCCGACCAGGACCGACATCACGACCAATCTGGTCATCACGACCGATCGGCGCGTCTACATGATCGAGCTGCGCGCGGGCACGAACCCCTACATGCCCGCCGTGGCATGGGCCTATCCCGAGCCTCCAGCCAGCCAACGCACGAACGTGCCGGCGACGCCCGTCATTCCTGCCGTGACTGCGCGCAACTATCGCTATGGCCTGACAGGCGACACGCCTCCCTGGCGTCCGGTCTCGGTCTACGACGATGGACGACGCGTCTACGTAGAATTCCCGCGCGGGATCGTCCAGGGCGAGATGCCACCGATCTTCGTCATCGGCTCCGACGGCGAGCCGCAAATCGTCAACAGCCGCATCTACCAGAACATCCTGATCGTCGACCGCATCTTTGGCGCAGCCGAACTGCGCCTTGGAAGCGGCGATCGTCAGCAGACCGTCAGGATCGTCCGTACTGACGGGAGGCCCGCATCATGA
- the trbJ gene encoding P-type conjugative transfer protein TrbJ translates to MKTYRSPRRALMLAATILATPLAVSPMLSTPAAAQWVVYDPTNYAQNVLTAARSLEQINNQIRSLQNEAQGLINQARNLASLPYSSLQQLQQNVQRTQQLLRQAQNIAYDVQNIDQMFQQQYGKASLTASDAELVNGARSRWQNTVGGLQDAMRVQAGVVANIDTNRAQMSALVDQSQGATGALQATQAGNQLLALLAQQLADLTAVGAANGRAQALTEAERAAAAEQGREQRRRFLTPGSGYQPGNAQMFGNSN, encoded by the coding sequence ATGAAGACCTATCGTTCCCCCCGGCGCGCGCTCATGCTCGCGGCGACCATTCTGGCGACGCCGCTCGCGGTCTCGCCCATGCTCTCGACCCCTGCCGCCGCGCAGTGGGTGGTCTATGACCCCACCAACTACGCCCAGAATGTCCTGACGGCAGCACGGTCGCTCGAGCAGATCAACAATCAGATTCGTTCGCTGCAAAACGAAGCGCAGGGCCTCATCAACCAGGCGCGCAATCTCGCCAGCCTGCCGTATTCGTCGCTCCAGCAACTCCAGCAGAACGTCCAGCGCACGCAGCAGCTCCTGCGGCAGGCACAGAACATCGCCTACGACGTCCAGAACATCGACCAGATGTTTCAGCAACAATACGGGAAGGCCTCGCTCACCGCGTCCGACGCCGAACTCGTCAATGGCGCGCGGTCCCGCTGGCAAAACACGGTGGGCGGTCTTCAGGATGCCATGCGCGTGCAGGCAGGCGTGGTTGCCAACATCGACACCAACCGAGCGCAGATGTCGGCGTTGGTCGATCAGAGCCAAGGCGCGACCGGCGCGCTCCAGGCGACGCAGGCCGGCAACCAGCTTCTCGCGCTCCTCGCTCAGCAGCTCGCCGATCTCACCGCGGTCGGCGCCGCCAACGGCCGCGCCCAAGCCCTCACCGAGGCCGAACGCGCGGCGGCGGCGGAGCAGGGCCGTGAACAGCGTCGGCGGTTCCTAACGCCTGGCTCCGGCTACCAGCCGGGCAACGCCCAGATGTTCGGCAACAGCAACTGA
- the trbL gene encoding P-type conjugative transfer protein TrbL, producing the protein MGGAGVIDNFLEVFTSYINSGFGLLGGEVAFIATTLIVIDVTLAALFWSWSADDDIIARLVKKTLFVGIFAYLIGNWNNLAKIIFDSFAGLGLKASGTGFTAQDLMRPGKVAQTGLDAARPLLESISDLMGWISFFENFIQIACLLFAWALVILAFFILAIQLFVTLIEFKLTTLAGFVLIPFGLFGKTAFMAERVLGNVVSSGIKVLVLAVIVGIGSTLFSRFTAGFGGATPTIDDAMAVVLAALSLLGLGIFGPGIAAGLVSGGPQLGAGAAVGTGLAVGGAALAAGGAAGLAVKGGAAAMSGGAAAMRGGASAAGGAAAAYSLGSLGQSGAAGVASGLGGVARAAGAATVSPLKRATSRAAESMKSSFSDGAKAGFGATGGTSTMGTIGGSADASGSSPASASRDGPPDWAKRMQRHRSLGHGATLAAHAVRSGDSHGGGSSINLSESDRS; encoded by the coding sequence ATGGGCGGCGCCGGCGTCATCGACAATTTCCTCGAGGTTTTCACCTCCTACATCAACAGCGGCTTCGGACTGCTCGGCGGCGAAGTGGCGTTTATCGCCACGACGCTGATCGTCATCGATGTCACGCTCGCGGCGCTGTTCTGGAGCTGGAGCGCCGACGACGACATCATCGCGCGACTGGTCAAGAAGACGCTGTTCGTCGGGATCTTCGCTTACCTCATCGGCAACTGGAACAATCTCGCCAAGATCATCTTCGACTCCTTCGCAGGGCTCGGCCTCAAAGCCTCCGGCACCGGCTTCACCGCGCAGGATCTCATGCGGCCCGGCAAAGTCGCTCAGACCGGTCTCGATGCGGCGCGGCCGCTCCTGGAATCCATCTCCGACCTGATGGGTTGGATCAGCTTCTTCGAGAACTTCATCCAGATCGCCTGTTTGCTCTTCGCCTGGGCGCTGGTCATCCTCGCCTTCTTCATCCTCGCCATCCAGCTCTTCGTCACCCTGATCGAATTCAAGCTGACGACGCTCGCTGGTTTTGTCCTCATTCCTTTTGGTCTCTTTGGCAAGACCGCATTCATGGCCGAACGCGTTCTCGGCAACGTCGTATCGAGCGGCATCAAGGTTCTCGTTCTCGCAGTCATCGTCGGCATTGGCTCGACCCTGTTCAGCCGCTTTACGGCAGGTTTCGGCGGCGCGACGCCGACCATCGACGACGCCATGGCCGTCGTCCTCGCGGCTCTGTCGCTTCTCGGCCTTGGCATCTTCGGCCCAGGGATAGCGGCTGGCCTCGTCAGCGGAGGACCCCAGCTCGGCGCCGGCGCTGCCGTTGGAACGGGTCTTGCCGTCGGCGGCGCGGCGCTCGCCGCCGGAGGCGCCGCTGGTCTTGCCGTGAAGGGAGGCGCGGCCGCCATGTCGGGCGGGGCCGCCGCGATGCGTGGCGGCGCATCGGCTGCCGGTGGCGCCGCCGCCGCCTACAGCCTCGGCTCGCTCGGTCAGTCTGGCGCCGCAGGAGTCGCCTCGGGTCTCGGCGGTGTCGCCCGCGCCGCCGGCGCTGCAACGGTCTCGCCGCTGAAGCGTGCGACCTCGCGCGCGGCCGAAAGCATGAAGTCCAGCTTCTCGGACGGCGCGAAGGCAGGCTTCGGCGCCACCGGCGGCACGTCGACGATGGGCACCATCGGTGGCTCCGCCGATGCATCCGGTTCCTCTCCCGCCTCGGCGTCTCGAGACGGCCCGCCTGATTGGGCGAAGCGCATGCAGCGCCATCGCTCTCTCGGACACGGCGCCACCCTCGCGGCACATGCCGTTCGCTCAGGCGACAGCCACGGCGGGGGCTCCTCCATCAATCTTTCTGAAAGTGACCGCTCATGA
- a CDS encoding DUF2274 domain-containing protein — translation MSKLKLGPIVDEKPVKTTVELPAALHRDLVAYADALARETGQPVTEPTKLIVPMLERFIATDRGFAKARRSHQSATPGA, via the coding sequence GTGAGTAAGTTGAAGCTCGGTCCGATCGTTGACGAGAAGCCGGTAAAGACGACCGTGGAGCTGCCGGCGGCGCTGCACCGCGACCTCGTCGCCTATGCCGATGCGCTGGCCCGTGAAACGGGCCAGCCAGTCACCGAACCGACGAAGCTGATCGTCCCGATGCTTGAGCGCTTCATTGCAACCGATCGGGGCTTTGCGAAGGCCCGGCGTTCACATCAATCGGCAACGCCGGGGGCGTGA
- a CDS encoding LysR family transcriptional regulator, producing the protein MERDDDGDVGLASGGPTNKWPSAEWRIRPARKRPSSIAGDTGYAAAYVQTTGFSTSAADASRAGPPDEAVCGTWRTYRAEQGLVGCVTMAVERTHAIELRHLRYFVAAAEHGSFRKASADTGIQHSAISRRIRDLEHRLGTPLFLRHSGGVCLTFAGQRFLRRARQILRNFGDGTEEIASIQRSDFGRVRIGIYSSIASGFLAELLGLYADRHPKVQIDLIEDNPADQAAAIRRMQLDAAFLTGERSWRDCETLPLWSERVFAVLPEDHVLAGRDELEWQHLAEENFIINEAGPGQEIHDYLVQRLAAFGYHPQIRVHHIGRENLLPLVALKRGLTVVSEAMTAAHFPGIAYRPIVGEVLPFSAVWSPKNDNPALRQLLDLARSMSSLREAAAVTPPALPIDVNAGPSQSPDRLQ; encoded by the coding sequence GTGGAGCGGGACGATGACGGCGATGTCGGATTGGCTTCAGGGGGACCAACGAACAAGTGGCCTTCCGCCGAATGGAGAATTCGTCCGGCGCGGAAGCGTCCAAGCTCAATAGCCGGAGATACCGGCTATGCGGCAGCGTATGTCCAGACCACCGGATTTTCGACAAGCGCTGCTGATGCGAGCCGTGCTGGACCGCCCGACGAGGCGGTGTGCGGGACATGGCGCACCTATCGCGCCGAACAAGGCTTGGTTGGGTGCGTGACGATGGCCGTGGAAAGGACCCATGCCATCGAGCTTCGACACCTACGCTATTTTGTGGCTGCGGCCGAGCATGGCAGCTTCCGTAAGGCCAGCGCCGATACCGGGATTCAACACTCCGCAATCAGCCGTCGCATCCGCGATCTCGAACATCGCCTGGGTACGCCTTTGTTTCTTCGTCATAGCGGTGGCGTCTGTTTGACGTTCGCGGGCCAGCGTTTCCTTCGGCGAGCGCGTCAGATTTTGCGAAACTTCGGGGATGGCACCGAAGAAATCGCGTCAATCCAGCGTTCGGATTTCGGCCGCGTTAGAATCGGGATCTATTCGTCAATCGCCTCGGGATTCCTCGCAGAGCTACTCGGCCTCTACGCTGATCGGCACCCGAAGGTTCAGATCGATCTGATCGAAGACAATCCTGCAGATCAAGCCGCGGCTATTCGTCGAATGCAACTGGACGCGGCGTTCTTGACGGGGGAGCGGAGTTGGCGCGACTGCGAAACGCTTCCGCTATGGTCGGAGCGCGTATTTGCCGTGCTTCCCGAAGATCACGTTCTGGCGGGTCGTGACGAGCTAGAGTGGCAGCACCTGGCGGAGGAGAATTTTATCATCAACGAGGCAGGTCCTGGCCAGGAGATTCATGACTATCTCGTTCAGCGTCTCGCCGCGTTCGGCTATCACCCTCAGATTCGCGTGCATCACATCGGCAGGGAAAACCTTCTACCGCTCGTGGCCTTGAAGCGGGGTTTGACGGTCGTCAGCGAGGCAATGACGGCCGCACACTTCCCAGGTATCGCCTACCGGCCGATCGTCGGTGAGGTTCTCCCGTTCAGCGCCGTGTGGTCTCCGAAGAACGACAATCCGGCTCTAAGACAGCTTCTTGATCTCGCCCGCTCAATGTCCAGCCTGCGTGAAGCAGCGGCTGTCACGCCCCCGGCGTTGCCGATTGATGTGAACGCCGGGCCTTCGCAAAGCCCCGATCGGTTGCAATGA
- the trbK-alt gene encoding putative entry exclusion protein TrbK-alt translates to MDGKMLARLGAVVFVAVAITATAIEMTRKERTPEPDPVRLVEPVRDPLRDGQRRCQQLGQAAASDPDCMRVWAETRDRFLGRPATPASPPAEGR, encoded by the coding sequence ATGGACGGCAAGATGCTGGCCCGGTTGGGCGCCGTCGTCTTCGTCGCCGTCGCCATCACGGCGACGGCGATCGAGATGACCAGGAAGGAGCGCACGCCGGAGCCCGATCCGGTGCGCCTAGTCGAACCTGTGCGTGATCCCCTTCGCGACGGCCAACGTCGATGCCAGCAGCTCGGTCAGGCCGCGGCCAGCGATCCCGACTGCATGCGCGTCTGGGCCGAAACCCGCGATCGTTTCCTCGGCCGACCGGCAACTCCTGCCTCTCCGCCAGCAGAAGGACGCTGA
- the trbF gene encoding conjugal transfer protein TrbF encodes MSFFKRPAAHYGKTPEPVTPYQKAAQVWDERIGSARVQAKNWRYMAFGSLILSAGFAAALVWQSARGTVVPWVVQVDRLGQAQSVAPATADYRPTDPQIAWHLGRFIEQVRSIPADAIIVRQNWLRAYEWTTDRGAAALNDYARANDPFSKVGRRQVAVEVSSVIRASPDSFRVAWTERHYENGQLAVTERWTAILTIVIQTPRDADRLRANPLGIYVNAISWSREMTP; translated from the coding sequence ATGAGCTTTTTCAAGCGACCCGCCGCCCACTATGGCAAGACACCCGAACCCGTCACGCCCTATCAGAAGGCCGCGCAAGTCTGGGACGAGCGCATCGGCTCAGCCCGTGTCCAGGCCAAGAACTGGCGCTATATGGCCTTCGGGTCATTGATCCTCTCGGCCGGCTTTGCCGCCGCATTGGTTTGGCAGTCCGCACGCGGAACGGTCGTGCCGTGGGTCGTTCAGGTCGACCGCCTGGGCCAGGCTCAATCCGTCGCTCCCGCGACTGCCGACTATCGCCCTACCGATCCCCAGATCGCCTGGCATCTTGGTCGCTTCATCGAACAGGTCCGCTCCATTCCGGCCGACGCGATCATCGTCCGGCAGAACTGGCTGCGAGCCTATGAATGGACAACCGATCGCGGCGCGGCGGCCCTCAACGACTACGCCCGCGCCAACGACCCCTTCAGCAAAGTCGGCCGACGCCAGGTCGCCGTCGAGGTCTCCAGCGTCATCCGCGCCTCTCCGGACTCGTTCCGCGTCGCCTGGACGGAAAGGCACTACGAGAATGGCCAGCTTGCCGTGACCGAACGCTGGACCGCGATCCTGACGATCGTGATCCAGACGCCGCGGGACGCTGATCGCCTGCGCGCCAATCCGCTGGGGATTTACGTCAACGCAATTTCCTGGTCGCGGGAGATGACTCCATGA
- the trbE gene encoding conjugal transfer protein TrbE, whose product MMNLAEYRRTGTRLADYLPWVALVEEGVVLNKDGSFQRTARFRGPDLDSAVAAELVAVAGRLNNAFRRLGSGWAIFVEAQRYEASHYPSDFFPDAASALLDAERKADFEEAGSHFVSGYFLTIAYLPPAEDAARTEAWLYEGREHSGVDPHEVLKTFMDRTDRVVGLLDGFMPECAWLDSAETLTYLHSTVSTKRHRVRVPETPIYLDALLADQSLTGGLEPRLGVSHLRVLTIVGFPTATTPGILDDLNRLAFPYRWSTRAILLDKTDATKLLTKIRRQWFAKRKSIAAILKEVMTNEASALVDTDAANKAADADLALQELGADFAGQTYVTATITVWDDDPRLASEKLRLVEKVIQGRDFTCMTETINAVDAWLGTLPGHVYANVRQPPISTLNLAHIIPLSAVWAGPERDEHFAGPPLLFGKTEGSTPFRFSLHVGDVGHTLVVGPTGAGKSVLLAIMALQFRRYAGSQVFAFDFGGSIRTAALAMGGDWHDLGGNLSEGLDSSVSLQPLSRVHDTPERAWAADWLVSILTREGVPITPDVKEHIWSALTSLASAPIEERTITGLTVLLQSNDLKQALRPYCVGGPYGRLLDAESEHLGSASVQAFEIEGLVGTGAAPAVLSYLFHRIGDRLDGSPTMLIIDEGWLALDDDAFAGQLREWLKTLRKKNASVVFATQSLSDIDNSGIAPAIIESCPTRLLLPNERAIEPQITAIYRRFGLNDRQIEILARAAPKRDYYCQSRRGNRLFELGLSEVGLALAAASSKTDQALIARTVAEHGHDGFLAAWLRLRGAEWAADLIPDLTNLIPQQPEKEA is encoded by the coding sequence ATCTCGATTCCGCCGTCGCCGCCGAGCTGGTGGCCGTCGCCGGCCGCCTCAACAACGCCTTTCGTCGCCTTGGTTCCGGCTGGGCGATCTTCGTGGAGGCGCAACGCTACGAGGCCTCCCACTATCCATCGGATTTCTTTCCGGACGCGGCGTCCGCGCTCCTCGACGCTGAACGCAAGGCCGATTTCGAAGAAGCGGGCAGCCATTTCGTATCGGGCTACTTCCTGACCATCGCATATCTGCCACCGGCCGAGGACGCAGCACGTACCGAAGCATGGCTTTACGAGGGGCGCGAGCACAGCGGCGTCGATCCGCATGAAGTCCTCAAGACTTTCATGGACCGCACCGATCGCGTCGTGGGGCTGCTTGACGGCTTTATGCCCGAGTGCGCGTGGCTCGATAGTGCGGAGACGCTGACCTACCTGCATTCAACGGTCTCGACGAAGCGCCATCGCGTCCGTGTCCCCGAAACCCCGATCTACCTCGACGCGCTGCTCGCCGATCAATCCCTGACCGGCGGGCTCGAACCACGCCTCGGCGTGTCTCACCTGCGCGTCCTGACCATCGTGGGATTTCCGACCGCGACCACGCCCGGCATTCTCGATGATCTCAATCGGCTCGCCTTTCCTTATCGCTGGTCGACCCGCGCGATCCTGCTCGACAAGACCGACGCCACCAAGCTGCTGACCAAGATCCGCCGGCAGTGGTTCGCTAAGCGCAAGTCGATCGCGGCGATCCTCAAGGAAGTGATGACCAACGAAGCCTCCGCGCTCGTTGATACCGATGCCGCCAACAAGGCGGCAGATGCCGATCTGGCCTTGCAGGAGTTGGGCGCCGACTTCGCCGGTCAGACCTATGTGACCGCGACCATCACCGTCTGGGACGACGATCCGCGCCTCGCCAGCGAAAAGCTGCGGCTTGTGGAGAAGGTCATCCAGGGCCGCGACTTCACCTGCATGACCGAAACCATCAACGCCGTCGATGCCTGGCTCGGCACACTGCCGGGCCATGTCTACGCCAATGTGCGTCAGCCTCCGATATCGACGCTCAATCTCGCTCACATCATTCCGCTCTCGGCGGTGTGGGCGGGGCCGGAACGGGACGAGCACTTTGCAGGGCCCCCACTGCTCTTCGGCAAGACCGAAGGCTCGACCCCGTTCCGGTTTTCCCTTCATGTCGGCGACGTCGGCCACACCCTTGTCGTTGGCCCGACCGGCGCCGGAAAGTCCGTCCTGCTGGCTATCATGGCCTTGCAGTTCCGCCGCTACGCTGGCTCCCAGGTCTTCGCCTTCGACTTCGGCGGCTCCATCCGGACCGCCGCCCTCGCGATGGGCGGTGACTGGCACGATCTGGGCGGCAACCTGTCCGAAGGCCTCGACTCCTCGGTCTCGCTGCAGCCGCTTTCCCGCGTTCACGACACGCCCGAACGCGCTTGGGCTGCCGACTGGCTTGTCTCCATCCTGACCCGCGAGGGTGTCCCGATCACACCCGACGTCAAGGAGCACATCTGGTCGGCGCTGACCTCGCTCGCCTCGGCTCCTATCGAGGAGCGGACGATCACCGGCCTCACGGTCCTTTTGCAGTCCAACGACCTGAAGCAGGCGCTGCGACCCTACTGCGTCGGCGGTCCCTACGGCCGATTGCTGGACGCCGAATCCGAGCATCTCGGCTCGGCCTCGGTGCAGGCCTTCGAGATCGAGGGCTTGGTCGGGACTGGGGCGGCCCCCGCTGTCCTGTCCTATCTCTTCCATCGTATCGGAGACCGCCTCGACGGCTCGCCGACCATGCTCATCATCGATGAGGGCTGGCTGGCGCTCGACGACGACGCCTTCGCTGGCCAGCTCCGCGAATGGCTGAAGACGCTGCGCAAGAAGAACGCCAGCGTCGTCTTCGCCACGCAGTCGCTGTCGGACATCGACAACAGCGGTATCGCGCCAGCGATCATCGAGAGCTGCCCGACACGGCTGCTGTTGCCGAACGAGCGCGCGATCGAACCGCAGATCACGGCGATCTACCGCCGCTTTGGCTTGAATGACAGACAGATTGAGATCTTGGCCAGGGCGGCGCCCAAGCGCGACTACTACTGCCAGAGCCGCAGGGGAAACCGCCTCTTCGAGTTGGGCCTTTCCGAAGTCGGCCTCGCGCTCGCGGCCGCTTCTTCCAAGACCGATCAGGCGCTGATCGCCCGCACCGTCGCCGAGCACGGCCACGACGGCTTCCTTGCCGCCTGGCTGCGCCTGCGCGGCGCCGAATGGGCTGCGGACCTCATCCCCGATCTCACCAACCTCATCCCCCAGCAGCCCGAGAAGGAGGCTTGA
- a CDS encoding TrbI/VirB10 family protein, translating into MIDNDTNNQQPENLAAAPAKSGAPMRLRAEPPRVTRLSRKVLATASVVVSIGIGGALIYALQTRDGGGDNEELYSTENRSTADGLAGLPRDYTGPVLGPALPGDLGRPILDAQNRGQPIVPPTMAAPQVDPEEQRRLAEIEAARTSRVFFQNGPTAATTPAGLGTPGLPGLGAGAQPGIATAQDRQLAFLNAPVDRRTVAGDRVMAPASPYVLQAGSVISAALITGIRSDLPGQITAQVTENIYDSPTGRILIVPQGTRLVGQYDNSVQFGQKRVLLVWSRLIFPNGRSIVLERQPGADPQGYAGLQDGVDYHWWDLAKAAGLSTLLAVGAELAVSDEDRLMRAIRDGGQDTINDAGQQIVRRQLQVTPTLTIRPGFPVRVIVTRDLFLEPYGG; encoded by the coding sequence ATGATCGACAACGACACCAACAACCAACAGCCGGAGAATCTCGCGGCGGCGCCGGCCAAGTCCGGCGCGCCTATGCGCCTGCGCGCCGAGCCGCCCCGCGTCACACGCCTGTCCCGCAAGGTCCTGGCGACCGCGAGCGTCGTCGTCAGCATCGGCATTGGCGGCGCGCTCATCTATGCCCTTCAAACCAGGGATGGCGGCGGCGACAACGAGGAACTCTACTCGACTGAGAACCGTTCGACGGCGGACGGTCTGGCCGGGCTGCCACGTGACTACACCGGCCCCGTTCTCGGGCCGGCGCTGCCTGGCGACCTCGGACGCCCAATCCTCGACGCGCAGAATCGCGGCCAGCCGATCGTTCCTCCCACGATGGCCGCGCCGCAGGTCGATCCGGAAGAGCAGCGTCGTCTCGCGGAGATCGAAGCGGCTCGCACCAGCCGGGTCTTCTTCCAGAATGGTCCTACCGCGGCGACCACCCCCGCAGGCCTCGGCACACCCGGTCTGCCGGGCCTCGGCGCTGGCGCGCAGCCGGGCATCGCCACCGCGCAGGATCGTCAACTGGCCTTCCTCAACGCACCCGTTGACCGGCGCACGGTAGCAGGCGACCGGGTCATGGCACCGGCATCACCCTATGTCCTTCAAGCCGGCTCGGTTATCTCGGCCGCGCTCATCACCGGCATCCGGTCCGACCTCCCTGGGCAGATCACTGCCCAAGTGACCGAGAATATCTACGATAGCCCGACTGGTCGCATCCTCATCGTGCCGCAAGGCACACGACTCGTCGGCCAGTATGACAACAGCGTTCAATTCGGCCAGAAGCGCGTCCTGCTCGTCTGGAGCCGCCTGATTTTCCCCAATGGACGATCCATCGTCCTCGAACGCCAGCCAGGAGCTGATCCGCAGGGCTATGCCGGTCTGCAGGACGGCGTGGACTATCACTGGTGGGATCTCGCCAAGGCCGCCGGCCTCTCGACCTTGCTGGCCGTCGGCGCGGAACTCGCGGTCAGCGACGAAGACCGCCTCATGCGCGCAATTCGTGATGGCGGCCAGGACACCATCAACGATGCCGGCCAGCAGATCGTCCGTCGACAACTCCAAGTGACGCCGACTCTGACGATCCGGCCCGGCTTTCCGGTGCGCGTCATCGTCACCCGCGATCTCTTCCTCGAACCTTATGGAGGTTGA
- a CDS encoding HlyD family type I secretion periplasmic adaptor subunit has protein sequence MSAFTSPDTPARSAVSPATRAIRRDLALGFGVIALLIGGLGGWAATTELAGAVIGNGTLEVDGRVKRVQTRDGGVVGAITVRDGDRVAAGEVLVRFDDTLTRANLAIVDDQILHLVARRMRLMGERDGAARLVVPEELQSADDPSSRAAALVAAEQSLFKARRDLGAGQKRQLEARIAQIRREVEGLAERRDAKTEELAWNARELESVTTLHGKELATLGQVAELSRLRAQLSGEHGQFVAEIARAEARIAETELAIIAIDQQRQAEAMASLSEIDFRLAQLAEQRIAAVTRLQGMEVHAPQAGIVHDLAVHTLGGVVAPGETLMQIVPSSDALVAEMRLRPRDIDQVHTGEPAVLRLTAFNQRTTPELAGTVAQVSADVLVDAASGESWYTARIALDPASVAKLDGLQLVPGMPVEVFIHTEPRLAISYFLKPLQDQLMRAFREE, from the coding sequence ATGTCCGCCTTCACCTCCCCCGATACACCGGCGCGGTCTGCCGTCTCGCCCGCTACCCGGGCGATCCGGCGCGACCTGGCGCTGGGCTTCGGCGTTATCGCGCTGCTCATCGGCGGCCTCGGCGGCTGGGCGGCGACGACGGAACTCGCCGGCGCGGTGATCGGCAATGGCACGCTGGAAGTGGACGGCCGGGTGAAGCGGGTGCAGACGCGCGATGGCGGCGTGGTCGGCGCCATCACTGTCCGCGACGGCGACCGGGTGGCCGCCGGGGAGGTGCTGGTCCGGTTCGATGACACGCTGACGCGCGCCAACCTCGCCATCGTCGACGACCAGATCCTGCATCTGGTCGCCCGGCGCATGCGGCTCATGGGGGAGCGGGATGGCGCGGCGCGCCTCGTCGTTCCCGAGGAATTGCAGTCCGCCGATGATCCCTCCAGCCGTGCCGCTGCCCTCGTCGCCGCCGAGCAGTCGCTGTTCAAGGCCCGCCGCGACCTCGGCGCCGGGCAGAAGCGCCAGCTTGAGGCGCGCATCGCCCAGATCCGCCGCGAGGTCGAGGGGCTGGCCGAGCGCCGCGACGCCAAGACCGAGGAACTTGCCTGGAACGCGCGCGAGCTGGAGAGCGTCACCACGCTGCACGGCAAGGAGCTTGCCACTCTCGGCCAGGTGGCGGAACTGAGCCGGCTGCGGGCCCAGCTCTCCGGCGAACATGGCCAGTTCGTCGCCGAGATTGCCCGCGCCGAGGCCCGCATCGCCGAGACCGAACTTGCGATCATCGCGATCGACCAGCAGCGGCAGGCCGAGGCGATGGCCAGCCTGAGCGAGATCGACTTCCGGCTGGCCCAGCTTGCCGAGCAGCGGATCGCCGCCGTCACGCGGCTGCAGGGAATGGAGGTACACGCCCCGCAGGCCGGCATCGTCCACGACCTCGCCGTGCACACGCTCGGCGGTGTCGTCGCGCCGGGCGAGACTCTGATGCAGATCGTGCCGAGTTCGGACGCGCTGGTGGCCGAGATGCGGCTGCGCCCGCGCGACATCGACCAGGTCCACACCGGCGAGCCGGCGGTGCTGCGGCTCACCGCCTTCAACCAGCGCACCACGCCCGAGCTGGCCGGCACGGTGGCGCAGGTCTCCGCCGATGTGCTGGTCGACGCGGCCAGCGGCGAAAGCTGGTACACGGCACGGATCGCCCTCGACCCGGCTTCGGTGGCGAAGCTCGACGGGCTGCAACTGGTGCCCGGCATGCCGGTGGAGGTGTTCATCCACACCGAGCCGAGGCTGGCGATCTCCTATTTCCTCAAGCCGCTGCAGGACCAGCTGATGCGCGCCTTCCGCGAGGAGTGA